The following proteins come from a genomic window of Botrytis cinerea B05.10 chromosome 14, complete sequence:
- the Bcrpb2 gene encoding Bcrpb2 codes for MADYEEGYEYDDYGEEDAGITAEDCWTVISSFFEAKGLVSQQLDSFDEFVQTTMQELVEENSQLTLDQNNPPSSHDNPIALRRYEIKFGTIMLSRPAMTEGDGSTQVMLPQEARLRNLTYSSPLYIEMTKSTQVAVERPVPLNELDDEQEAEMVNGGEHPTRLVWEYEDGDPEGPKGAPLPEQVYIGKLPMMLKSEFCILKGLDEDELYGWNECPYDQGGYFIINGSEKVLIAQERSAANIVQVFKKPANSAVSYLAEIRSALEKGSRLISSLQIKLYDKGDSNRGGFGKTVKSTLPYIKADIPIAIVFRALGVVSDEDILNHICYDRNDTQMLEMLKPCIEEAFVIQDREVALDFIGKRGNGTSLTRDKRIKYARDIMQKELLPHISQKEGSETRKAFFLGYMVHKLLQCALGRRETDDRDHFGKKRLDLAGPLLAKLFRNLFRRLTTDVYRYLQRCVENNREFNLTLGVKSTTITNGLKYSLATGNWGDQKKAASSTAGVSQVLNRYTFASTLSHLRRTNTPIGRDGKIAKPRQLHNTHWGLVCPAETPEGQACGLVKNLALMCYVTVGTPSDPIVEFMIQRNMEVLEEYEPLRAPNATKVFVNGVWVGIHRDPAHLVKCVQDLRRSHLISHEVSLIREIRDREFKIFTDAGRVCRPLLVIDNDPDSANKGNLVLNKDHIRRLEDDQLLPANMDKDEKVRNGYYGFQGLINDGVVEYLDAEEEETVMITMTPEDLDISRQLQAGYQIRPDESGDLNKRVKAPINPTAHVWTHCEIHPSMILGICASIIPFPDHNQSPRNCYQSAMGKQAMGVFLTNFDVRMDTMANILYYPQKPLATTRSMEFLKFRELPAGQNAIVAIMCYSGYNQEDSVIMNQSSIDRGLFRSLFYRAYTDQEKRIGMNVVEQFEKPYRSDTLKLKQGTYDKLDDDGIVAPGVRVTGADIIIGKTAPIAPDSEEMGQRTKAHVKRDASTPLRSTESGLVDQVLITTNAEGLRFVKVRMRTTKIPQIGDKFASRHGQKGTIGITYMQQDMPFTREGVVPDLIINPHAIPSRMTIAHLIECQLSKVSTLRGLEGDATPFTEVTVDSVSKLLRAHGYHSRGFEIMYHGHTGRKMMAQVFLGPTYYQRLRHMVDDKIHARARGPVQILTRQPVEGRARDGGLRFGEMERDCMISHGASAFLKERLFEVSDAFRVHICDICGLMTPIAKINTGSFECRPCKNKTKISQIHIPYAAKLLFQELAAMNIATRMFTKRSGITVR; via the exons ATGGCTGATTACGAAGAGGGATACGAATATGACGATTACGGAGAGGAGGATGCAGGTATCACGGCAGAGGACTGCTGGACGGttatttcttccttcttcgaAGCAAAAGGTCTAGTTTCGCAGCAACTCGATTCTTTCGATGAATTCGTCCAAACTACTATGCAAGAGCTTGTCGAAGAGAATTCGCAGCTCACGCTTGACCAAAACAATCCACCTTCGTCCCACGACAACCCTATCGCACTCCGTCGATATGAAATCAAGTTCGGCACCATTATGCTTTCTCGACCGGCTATGACCGAAGGTGATGGAAGTACACAAGTCATGTTACCACAAGAAGCTCGGTTGCGAAATCTCACGTATTCAAGTCCTCTTTACATAGAGATGACGAAGAGTACTCAAGTCGCCGTAGAGCGCCCTGTTCCTCTCAACGAGCTTGATGACGAACAAGAAGCAGAGATGGTGAATGGCGGAGAGCATCCTACACGATTAGTCTGGgaatatgaagatggtgaCCCAGAAGGTCCTAAAGGTGCTCCACTTCCAGAGCAAGTTTACATCGGAAAATTGCCTATGATGTTGAAGTCGGAATTCTGTATATTGAAGGGTCTCGACGAAGACGAACTCTATGGATGGAACGAATGTCCTTACGATCAAGGAGGATATTTCATTATCAACGGAAGTGAGAAGGTCCTGATCGCCCAAGAGCGTAGTGCCGCCAACATTGTCCAGGTCTTCAAGAAGCCTGCGAACAGTGCAGTGTCATACTTGGCTGAAATTCGAAGTGCTCTCGAGAAGGGTTCGCGCCTTATCTCTTCTTTGCAAATCAAATTGTACGACAAAGGTGACAGCAATCGAGGAGGTTTTGGTAAAACTGTCAAGTCAACTTTACCGTATATCAAGGCAGACATCCCTATAGCCATCGTCTTTCGCGCGCTTGGTGTTGTATCTGACGAAGATATTTTGAACCATATTTGTTACGATCGAAATGATACTCAAATGCTCGAGATGTTGAAGCCATGTATTGAGGAAGCTTTCGTCATCCAAGATCGTGAAGTTGCCCTCGATTTCATTGGAAAGCGTGGTAACGGTACATCTTTGACTCGTGATAAGCGTATCAAATATGCCCGCGACATCATGCAGAAAGAGCTGCTTCCTCATATCTCTCAAAAGGAAGGTAGCGAAACCCGAAAGGCATTCTTCTTGGGTTACATGGTTCATAAGTTGCTTCAATGCGCTCTTGGTCGTCGGGAGACTGATGATCGAGATCATTTCGGAAAGAAGCGTTTGGATTTGGCTGGACCTTTACTTGCAAAGTTGTTCAGAAATCTGTTCCGCAGATTGACAACAGACGTGTACAGATACTTGCAACGTTGCGTGGAAAACAACCGAGAGTTTAATTTGACTTTGGGTGtgaaatcaacaacaatcaCCAACGGTCTGAAATATTCTTTGGCCACAGGTAACTGGGGTGACCAGAAGAAGGCAGCAAGTTCTACCGCCGGAGTGTCTCAAGTGTTGAACAGATATACCTTTGCATCCACACTTTCTCATTTGCGCCGAACCAATACACCCATTGGACGTGATGGAAAGATCGCCAAACCTAGACAACTGCATAATACCCATTGGGGCTTGGTCTGTCCGGCAGAGACGCCCGAAGGACAAGCTTGTGGTTTGGTTAAAAATTTGGCTCTGATGTGTTACGTTACAGTCGGTACGCCAAGTGATCCAATCGTTGAGTTCATGATTCAACGAAATATGGAAGTATTGGAGGAGTATGAACCACTCCGAGCCCCCAATGCAACAAAGGTTTTCGTCAATGGTGTTTGGGTTGGTATTCATCGAGATCCTGCTCATTTGGTCAAATGTGTCCAAGATCTTCGTAGATCACACTTGATCTCTCATGAAGTTTCACTTATTCGAGAAATTCGTGATAGAGAATTCAAGATTTTCACAGATGCAGGACGAGTGTGCAGACCTCTATTGGTTATTGACAATGATCCTGACAGCGCAAACAAAGGTAACTTGGTGTTGAACAAGGATCACATTCGCCGTCTGGAGGATGATCAGTTGCTACCAGCAAACATGGATAAGGATGAGAAAGTAAGAAACGGATACTATGGATTCCAAGGTTTGATTAATGACGGTGTGGTTGAGTACCTGGAtgccgaggaagaagagactGTCATGATTACAATGACACCTGAAGATCTGGACATCTCCCGACAGCTTCAGGCTGGTTACCAAATTCGTCCTGACGAAAGTGGTGATTTGAACAAGCGTGTTAAGGCACCTATCAATCCAACTGCCCATGTCTGGACTCATTGTGAAATTCATCCAAGTATGATCTTGGGTATCTGCGCAAGCATTATTCCCTTCCCGGATCACAATCAG TCTCCTCGTAACTGTTATCAATCCGCTATGGGTAAACAAGCTATGGGAGTTTTCCTCACTAACTTTGATGTTCGCATGGATACTATGGCCAATATCTTATACTATCCTCAAAAGCCTCTCGCCACTACACGTTCTATGGAGTTCCTAAAGTTCAGAGAACTGCCTGCAGGTCAAAACGCCATTGTTGCTATCATGTGTTATTCTGGCTACAACCAAGAAGATTCCGTCATTATGAATCAAAGTAGTATCGATCGTGGATTGTTCCGAAGTTTGTTCTATCGAGCCTACACCGATCAAGAAAAGCGCATTGGTATGAACGTTGTTGAGCAATTCGAAAAGCCATATAGATCCGATACTCTTAAGCTCAAGCAGGGTACATACGATAAACTTGACGATGATGGAATAGTGGCTCCTGGTGTTCGTGTCACTGGTGCCGATATCATTATCGGAAAGACTGCACCAATTGCTCCTGACTCCGAGGAAATGGGTCAGCGCACAAAAGCTCATGTCAAGCGTGATGCGTCAACACCTCTTCGAAGCACCGAGAGTGGTCTTGTTGATCAAGTACTTATTACCACCAATGCCGAAGGTCTCCGATTTGTGAAGGTCAGAATGAGAACTACCAAAATTCCTCAAATTGGTGACAAATTTGCTTCGCGTCACGGACAGAAGGGTACGATCGGTATTACATATATGCAACAGGACATGCCATTCACTAGAGAGGGCGTAGTTCCAGATCTTATTATCAACCCCCACGCTATTCCATCTCGTATGACAATTGCACATTTGATCGAGTGTCAATTGAGTAAGGTTTCTACTCTGCGTGGACTTGAGGGTGATGCTACACCATTTACTGAAGTCACTGTCGATTCAGTTTCTAAACTTCTCCGTGCACACGGTTACCATTCCCGTGGTTTCGAAATCATGTACCATGGCCACACTGGTCGTAAGATGATGGCTCAAGTCTTCCTTGGTCCCACATATTATCAACGTTTGCGTCACATGGTCGACGACAAGATCCATGCACGTGCTAGAGGTCCCGTACAAATTCTAACCAGACAACCTGTGGAGGGTCGTGCTAGGGATGGTGGTCTTCgttttggagagatggaACGTGATTGTATGATTTCTCACGGTGCTAGTGCTTTCTTGAAGGAGAGATTGTTCGAGGTTTCGGATGCTTTCAGAGTTCATATCTGTGATATCTGTGGACTCATGACACCGATTGC CAAAATTAATACTGGTTCCTTCGAGTGCCGTCCTTGCAAGAACAAGACAAAGATTTCCCAAATTCACATCCCGTACGCTGCTAAATTACTTTTCCAAGAGTTAGCAGCAATGAATATTGCCACAAGAATGTTCACAAAGAGATCTGGCATTACGGTGCGCTGA
- the Bcvma10 gene encoding Bcvma10, which translates to MSAQNSAGIQTLLDAERDAQKIVQKAREYRTKRVKEARDEAKKEIDAYRQEKEDEFKKFEAEHTSGNKKAEEDANKDSENQLKEIKEAGKKGESQVISDLLKAVFDVKPVAPERVEGPK; encoded by the exons ATG TCGGCACAGAATTCGGCGGGTATTCAGACGTTGCTTGAT GCAGAGAGAGATGCGCAGAAGATTGTTCAGAAAG CTAGAGAAT ACCGCACAAAACGTGTAAAGGAAGCAAGAGACgaggcaaagaaagaaatcgatGCGTATAGacaggagaaggaagatgagTTCAAAAAGTTCGAGGCAGAG CACACGAGCGGCAACAAGAAGGCAGAAGAAGATGCCAACAAGGATTCTGAAAACCAGTTGAAGGAGATAAAGGAAGCAGGCAAGAAGGGGGAGAGTCAGGTTATATCGGATCTGTTGAAGGCAGTCTTCGATGTTAAGCCTGTTGCACCTGAACGTGTTGAAGGACCAAAATAA
- the Bctgl2 gene encoding Bctgl2, producing MTFQVARVASIRCLSHNVPRAKRPIMLSFNTSRPRKLSTRSTDSLIKIYHSAIHTSQKRIPQTRISFIYAAGIHTSNARQHDKEKDMRNADPKVSDIGRAIEDDFATIRDCYATPKHPIVLAHGLFGFDEVRIAGSLLPAVQYWRGITNALRAKGIEVIIASVPASGSIEERAAALGEDIAAKANGKSVNIIAHSMGGLDARFMISRLQPPNVEVLSLTTIATPHRGSAFADYCFDESWWHGMIPGLIKKLNEVGISTGAFTQLTRKYIGEEFNPNTPDDESVRYFSYGAACDPKLWSAFRKSHGIVQKVEGPNDGLVSVESSRWGTYKGTLVGVSHLDLINWTNRLRWLVWELTGNVRKFNAIAFYLDIADMLAKEGL from the exons ATGACATTTCAGGTCGCTCGTGTAGCATCGATAAGATGTCTATCTCACAATGTACCACGAGCCAAACGACCTATAATGCTTTCCTTCAATACCTCCCGCCCCCGTAAACTTTCTACTCGATCGACAGATTCcctaataaaaatatatcattcagCTATCCATACTTCACAGAAGCGTATTCCTCAAACACgcatttcatttatttatgcAGCGGGAATCCATACGTCGAATGCCCGACAACATGACAAGGAAAAGGATATGAGAAATGCGGATCCGAAGGTTAGTGACATTGGAAGGGCGATTGAGGATGATTTCGCTACGATTAGAGATTGTTATG CTACACCTAAACATCCAATTGTCCTTGCACACGGTCTCTTCGGTTTCGACGAAGTTCGCATCGCGGGTAGTCTTCTCCCCGCAGTTCAATATTGGCGCGGCATAACGAATGCTCTTCGCGCGAAGGGTATTGAAGTCATAATAGCCTCTGTGCCGGCTTCCGGCAGTATCGAAGAACGCGCCGCGGCATTAGGGGAAGATATTGCTGCGAAGGCGAATGGGAAGAGTGTTAATATTATTGCGCATAGTATGGGGGGATTAGATGCACGGTTTATGATATCGCGGTTGCAGCCGCCGAATGTGGAAGTGCTTAGTTTGACGACGATCGCAACGCCACATCGGGGGAGTGCGTTTGCGGATTACTGTTTCGATGAGAGTTGGTGGCATGGAATGATACCGGGGTTGATTAAGAAATTGAATGAGGTAGGGATTAGCACGGGGGCTTTTACACAGTTGACGAGGAAATATATTGGTGAGGAGTTTAATCCTAATACGCCGGATGATGAGAGTGTGCGCTATTTTAGCTACGGGGCGGCTTGCGATCCGAAGCTATGGAGTGCATTTCGTAAGAGTCATGGGATAGTGCAGAAAGTTGAGGGGCCGAATGATGGGTTGGTTAGTGTAGAGAGTAGTCGTTGGGGCACTTATAAGGGGACTTTAGTAGGAGTCAGTCATTTGGACCTGATTAATTGGACGAATAGGTTAAGGTGGTTAGTGTGGGAGTTGACGGGGAATGTGAGAAAGTTCAATGCAATTGCTTTTTATCTGGACATTGCAGATATGCTAGCGAAAGAGGGGCTTTAG